The Tamandua tetradactyla isolate mTamTet1 chromosome 8, mTamTet1.pri, whole genome shotgun sequence genome includes a window with the following:
- the LOC143644309 gene encoding interstitial collagenase-like isoform X2: MSSLPLLLLLLTVGSHSFPTISETQEQDVKTETVQKYLENYYDLKNDGEQIERQKNGGQVVEKLKQMQEFFGLRVTGKPDAETLKVMRQPRCGVPDVAQFVLTEGNPRWEKTHLTYRIENYTPDLPQADVDHAIKKAFQLWSNVSPLTFTKVFEGEADIMISFVWGDHRDNSPFDGPEGNLAHAFQPGPGIGGDVHFDEEEMWTSNSRNYNLFHVAAHELGHSLGLSHSADIGALMFPSYIFSGEVQLSQDDINGIQAIYGPSKNPTQPVGPETPKACDSKLTFDAVTTVRGEIIFFKDRFYMRSKPFYPEVELNFISVFWPRLPNGIEAAYEFTERDEIRFFKGNKYWAAQGHDLLPGYPKDIYRSFGFPQTVKRINAAVSEEETGKTYFFVGKKYWRYDEYRRSMDAGYPKMIAHDFPGIGNKVDAVFKKDGFFYFFHGTRQYKFDPKTKRILTLLKSNSWFKCRGN, encoded by the exons ATGTCCAGCCTTcctctgttgctgctgctgctcacCGTGGGGTCTCACAGCTTCCCAACGATTTCAGAAACACAAGAGCAAGATGTGAAAACAGAAACAGTCCAG AAGTACCTAGAAAACTACTACGACCTGAAGAATGATGGGGAACAAATTGAAAGGCAGAAAAATGGGGGCCAGGTGGttgaaaaactgaagcaaatgCAGGAATTCTTTGGGCTGCGAGTGACTGGGAAGCCAGATGCTGAAACCCTGAAGGTGATGAGGCAGCCCAGATGTGGGGTGCCCGACGTGGCTCAGTTTGTCCTCACTGAGGGGAATCCTCGCTGGGAGAAAACACATCTGACCTACAG gaTTGAAAATTACACACCAGATTTGCCTCAAGCAGATGTGGACCATGCAATCAAGAAAGCCTTTCAGCTCTGGAGTAATGTCTCACCCCTGACATTCACCAAGGTCTTTGAGGGTGAAGCAGACATCATGATATCCTTTGTCTGGGGAG ATCATCGTGACAATTCTCCCTTTGATGGACCTGAGGGAAACCTTGCTCATGCTTTCCAACCCGGGCCAGGTATTGGAGGGGATGTCCACTTTGATGAAGAGGAAATGTGGACCAGCAATTCCAGGA ATTACAATTTGTTTCATGTTGCGGCTCATGAATTAGGCCATTCCCTTGGGCTCTCTCATTCTGCTGATATTGGGGCTTTGATGTTTCCCAGCTACATCTTCAGTGGTGAGGTCCAGCTGTCTCAGGATGACATCAATGGCATCCAGGCCATCTATG GACCTTCCAAAAATCCCACCCAGCCAGTAGGCCCTGAAACCCCAAAAGCATGTGATAGTAAGCTAACCTTTGATGCTGTAACTACAGTCCGGGGAGAAATTATATTCTTTAAAGACAG gTTCTACATGAGATCAAAGCCTTTCTACCCAGAAGTGGAGctcaatttcatttctgttttctggcCTCGTCTGCCAAATGGAATTGAAGCTGCTTATGAATTTACTGAAAGAGATGAAATCCGGTTTTTCAAAG GTAATAAGTACTGGGCTGCTCAGGGGCATGACTTGCTGCCTGGATATCCTAAAGACATCTACAGATCCTTTGGTTTCCCTCAAACTGTGAAGCGTATCAATGCAGCTGTTTCTgaggaagaaactggaaaaacATACTTCTTTGTTGGTAAAAAGTACTGGAG GTATGATGAATATAGACGCTCCATGGATGCAGGTTATCCAAAAATGATAGCACATGACTTCCCTGGAATTGGCAACAAAGTTGATGCTGTTTTCAAGAAAGATG gatttttctatttctttcatggAACGAGGCAATACAAATTTGATCCTAAAACTAAGCGAATTTTGACTCTCCTGAAATCTAATAGCTGGTTCAAGTGCAGAGGAAATTAA
- the LOC143644309 gene encoding interstitial collagenase-like isoform X1, whose amino-acid sequence MLGPTAKIPVWAPIAESSSSNCPNKFMAMKVMMMMMMMMMKTAPNNIAAPWKYLENYYDLKNDGEQIERQKNGGQVVEKLKQMQEFFGLRVTGKPDAETLKVMRQPRCGVPDVAQFVLTEGNPRWEKTHLTYRIENYTPDLPQADVDHAIKKAFQLWSNVSPLTFTKVFEGEADIMISFVWGDHRDNSPFDGPEGNLAHAFQPGPGIGGDVHFDEEEMWTSNSRNYNLFHVAAHELGHSLGLSHSADIGALMFPSYIFSGEVQLSQDDINGIQAIYGPSKNPTQPVGPETPKACDSKLTFDAVTTVRGEIIFFKDRFYMRSKPFYPEVELNFISVFWPRLPNGIEAAYEFTERDEIRFFKGNKYWAAQGHDLLPGYPKDIYRSFGFPQTVKRINAAVSEEETGKTYFFVGKKYWRYDEYRRSMDAGYPKMIAHDFPGIGNKVDAVFKKDGFFYFFHGTRQYKFDPKTKRILTLLKSNSWFKCRGN is encoded by the exons TTCATGGCaatgaaggtgatgatgatgatgatgatgatgatgatgaaaactGCACCGAACAATATAGCTGCTCCTTGG AAGTACCTAGAAAACTACTACGACCTGAAGAATGATGGGGAACAAATTGAAAGGCAGAAAAATGGGGGCCAGGTGGttgaaaaactgaagcaaatgCAGGAATTCTTTGGGCTGCGAGTGACTGGGAAGCCAGATGCTGAAACCCTGAAGGTGATGAGGCAGCCCAGATGTGGGGTGCCCGACGTGGCTCAGTTTGTCCTCACTGAGGGGAATCCTCGCTGGGAGAAAACACATCTGACCTACAG gaTTGAAAATTACACACCAGATTTGCCTCAAGCAGATGTGGACCATGCAATCAAGAAAGCCTTTCAGCTCTGGAGTAATGTCTCACCCCTGACATTCACCAAGGTCTTTGAGGGTGAAGCAGACATCATGATATCCTTTGTCTGGGGAG ATCATCGTGACAATTCTCCCTTTGATGGACCTGAGGGAAACCTTGCTCATGCTTTCCAACCCGGGCCAGGTATTGGAGGGGATGTCCACTTTGATGAAGAGGAAATGTGGACCAGCAATTCCAGGA ATTACAATTTGTTTCATGTTGCGGCTCATGAATTAGGCCATTCCCTTGGGCTCTCTCATTCTGCTGATATTGGGGCTTTGATGTTTCCCAGCTACATCTTCAGTGGTGAGGTCCAGCTGTCTCAGGATGACATCAATGGCATCCAGGCCATCTATG GACCTTCCAAAAATCCCACCCAGCCAGTAGGCCCTGAAACCCCAAAAGCATGTGATAGTAAGCTAACCTTTGATGCTGTAACTACAGTCCGGGGAGAAATTATATTCTTTAAAGACAG gTTCTACATGAGATCAAAGCCTTTCTACCCAGAAGTGGAGctcaatttcatttctgttttctggcCTCGTCTGCCAAATGGAATTGAAGCTGCTTATGAATTTACTGAAAGAGATGAAATCCGGTTTTTCAAAG GTAATAAGTACTGGGCTGCTCAGGGGCATGACTTGCTGCCTGGATATCCTAAAGACATCTACAGATCCTTTGGTTTCCCTCAAACTGTGAAGCGTATCAATGCAGCTGTTTCTgaggaagaaactggaaaaacATACTTCTTTGTTGGTAAAAAGTACTGGAG GTATGATGAATATAGACGCTCCATGGATGCAGGTTATCCAAAAATGATAGCACATGACTTCCCTGGAATTGGCAACAAAGTTGATGCTGTTTTCAAGAAAGATG gatttttctatttctttcatggAACGAGGCAATACAAATTTGATCCTAAAACTAAGCGAATTTTGACTCTCCTGAAATCTAATAGCTGGTTCAAGTGCAGAGGAAATTAA
- the LOC143644309 gene encoding interstitial collagenase-like isoform X3 has protein sequence MAMKVMMMMMMMMMKTAPNNIAAPWKYLENYYDLKNDGEQIERQKNGGQVVEKLKQMQEFFGLRVTGKPDAETLKVMRQPRCGVPDVAQFVLTEGNPRWEKTHLTYRIENYTPDLPQADVDHAIKKAFQLWSNVSPLTFTKVFEGEADIMISFVWGDHRDNSPFDGPEGNLAHAFQPGPGIGGDVHFDEEEMWTSNSRNYNLFHVAAHELGHSLGLSHSADIGALMFPSYIFSGEVQLSQDDINGIQAIYGPSKNPTQPVGPETPKACDSKLTFDAVTTVRGEIIFFKDRFYMRSKPFYPEVELNFISVFWPRLPNGIEAAYEFTERDEIRFFKGNKYWAAQGHDLLPGYPKDIYRSFGFPQTVKRINAAVSEEETGKTYFFVGKKYWRYDEYRRSMDAGYPKMIAHDFPGIGNKVDAVFKKDGFFYFFHGTRQYKFDPKTKRILTLLKSNSWFKCRGN, from the exons ATGGCaatgaaggtgatgatgatgatgatgatgatgatgatgaaaactGCACCGAACAATATAGCTGCTCCTTGG AAGTACCTAGAAAACTACTACGACCTGAAGAATGATGGGGAACAAATTGAAAGGCAGAAAAATGGGGGCCAGGTGGttgaaaaactgaagcaaatgCAGGAATTCTTTGGGCTGCGAGTGACTGGGAAGCCAGATGCTGAAACCCTGAAGGTGATGAGGCAGCCCAGATGTGGGGTGCCCGACGTGGCTCAGTTTGTCCTCACTGAGGGGAATCCTCGCTGGGAGAAAACACATCTGACCTACAG gaTTGAAAATTACACACCAGATTTGCCTCAAGCAGATGTGGACCATGCAATCAAGAAAGCCTTTCAGCTCTGGAGTAATGTCTCACCCCTGACATTCACCAAGGTCTTTGAGGGTGAAGCAGACATCATGATATCCTTTGTCTGGGGAG ATCATCGTGACAATTCTCCCTTTGATGGACCTGAGGGAAACCTTGCTCATGCTTTCCAACCCGGGCCAGGTATTGGAGGGGATGTCCACTTTGATGAAGAGGAAATGTGGACCAGCAATTCCAGGA ATTACAATTTGTTTCATGTTGCGGCTCATGAATTAGGCCATTCCCTTGGGCTCTCTCATTCTGCTGATATTGGGGCTTTGATGTTTCCCAGCTACATCTTCAGTGGTGAGGTCCAGCTGTCTCAGGATGACATCAATGGCATCCAGGCCATCTATG GACCTTCCAAAAATCCCACCCAGCCAGTAGGCCCTGAAACCCCAAAAGCATGTGATAGTAAGCTAACCTTTGATGCTGTAACTACAGTCCGGGGAGAAATTATATTCTTTAAAGACAG gTTCTACATGAGATCAAAGCCTTTCTACCCAGAAGTGGAGctcaatttcatttctgttttctggcCTCGTCTGCCAAATGGAATTGAAGCTGCTTATGAATTTACTGAAAGAGATGAAATCCGGTTTTTCAAAG GTAATAAGTACTGGGCTGCTCAGGGGCATGACTTGCTGCCTGGATATCCTAAAGACATCTACAGATCCTTTGGTTTCCCTCAAACTGTGAAGCGTATCAATGCAGCTGTTTCTgaggaagaaactggaaaaacATACTTCTTTGTTGGTAAAAAGTACTGGAG GTATGATGAATATAGACGCTCCATGGATGCAGGTTATCCAAAAATGATAGCACATGACTTCCCTGGAATTGGCAACAAAGTTGATGCTGTTTTCAAGAAAGATG gatttttctatttctttcatggAACGAGGCAATACAAATTTGATCCTAAAACTAAGCGAATTTTGACTCTCCTGAAATCTAATAGCTGGTTCAAGTGCAGAGGAAATTAA